From Salinirubellus salinus, the proteins below share one genomic window:
- a CDS encoding thiamine pyrophosphate-dependent enzyme, protein MSVFTAIDEDRELDEEDFTPGIEPQATWCPGCGDFGVLKALKGAMVELGRDPDETLLVTGIGCSGKLSSYFESYGFHSIHGRSLPVARAAKLANPGLEVVAAGGDGDGYGIGGNHFVHTARENHDMTYVVFNNEIFGLTKGQTSPTSPKGHKSKTQPHGSAKDPIRPLSLSLTGGASYIARTAAVNPNQAQEILVEAIEHDGFSHVDFLTQCPTWNKDAKQYVPYVDIQKNEEYEFDITDRREAGEAMYEAESALYDGTVLTGRFYHDETRPSYHEEKQSVGELPEQPLAEQYFDPDREWERSLELVENHT, encoded by the coding sequence ATGAGTGTATTCACCGCCATCGACGAGGATAGAGAGCTAGACGAGGAGGACTTCACCCCCGGTATCGAACCGCAGGCGACGTGGTGTCCGGGCTGTGGCGACTTCGGCGTCCTGAAGGCGCTGAAAGGCGCCATGGTCGAACTCGGCCGTGACCCAGACGAGACGCTGCTGGTGACGGGCATCGGCTGTTCGGGCAAGCTCTCGTCGTACTTCGAGAGCTACGGCTTTCACTCCATCCACGGCCGCTCACTCCCGGTCGCCCGGGCGGCGAAGTTAGCGAACCCCGGTCTCGAGGTCGTCGCTGCCGGCGGCGACGGCGACGGCTACGGCATCGGTGGCAACCACTTCGTCCACACCGCCCGGGAGAACCACGACATGACCTACGTCGTGTTCAACAACGAGATCTTCGGGCTGACGAAGGGCCAGACCTCGCCCACCTCGCCCAAGGGCCACAAGTCCAAGACCCAGCCCCACGGGAGCGCGAAGGACCCCATCCGGCCACTCTCGCTGTCGCTCACGGGCGGCGCCTCGTACATCGCCCGCACGGCGGCCGTCAATCCGAACCAGGCACAGGAGATACTGGTCGAAGCCATCGAACACGACGGGTTCTCACACGTCGACTTCCTCACCCAGTGTCCGACGTGGAACAAGGACGCCAAGCAGTACGTCCCGTACGTCGACATCCAGAAGAACGAGGAGTACGAGTTCGACATCACCGACCGGCGTGAAGCGGGCGAAGCGATGTACGAGGCCGAGAGCGCACTCTACGACGGGACCGTTCTGACGGGGCGGTTCTACCACGACGAGACGCGACCGTCCTACCACGAGGAGAAACAGTCGGTCGGCGAACTCCCCGAACAACCGCTCGCGGAGCAGTACTTCGACCCGGACCGCGAGTGGGAGCGGTCGCTCGAACTGGTGGAGAACCACACCTGA
- the rdfA gene encoding rod-determining factor RdfA yields the protein MEDVDTDAAAPCECKLGRIAAAYGFQTIHDDLRRRWEAGEVSVRDLAGEFNRRVLRAAVEDAGRTFLDGEVANLYRLLTAEDVDAGSRTQARERLRQAGVPIDEVEASFVSHQTVYRHLVDCLDASQEASHPDADARVDAWRDRLQSLQTRTARVTGRGIDQLRNAGALDVGPVDVYVEVTVTCESCGRFYTLDELLTERACDCKSDGEGGLS from the coding sequence ATGGAAGACGTCGACACCGACGCGGCGGCCCCGTGCGAGTGTAAACTCGGCCGAATCGCGGCCGCCTACGGGTTCCAGACCATCCACGACGACCTGCGACGGCGGTGGGAGGCCGGCGAGGTCAGCGTCCGTGACCTCGCGGGGGAGTTCAACCGCCGCGTGCTCCGGGCAGCCGTCGAGGACGCCGGCCGGACGTTCCTCGACGGGGAGGTCGCCAACCTCTACCGACTCCTCACGGCCGAGGACGTCGACGCCGGGAGTCGGACGCAGGCGCGTGAACGCCTCCGCCAGGCGGGCGTTCCGATCGACGAGGTCGAAGCTTCGTTCGTCTCTCACCAGACGGTGTACCGGCACCTGGTGGACTGTCTCGACGCGAGTCAGGAGGCGTCACACCCGGACGCGGACGCCCGGGTGGACGCCTGGCGGGACCGCCTCCAGTCGCTCCAGACACGGACCGCCCGGGTGACGGGGCGCGGTATCGACCAGCTCCGGAACGCCGGGGCACTCGACGTCGGCCCAGTCGACGTCTACGTCGAGGTGACCGTCACCTGCGAGTCGTGTGGCCGGTTCTACACACTCGACGAACTCCTCACGGAACGGGCCTGTGACTGCAAGTCCGACGGCGAGGGTGGCCTGTCCTGA
- a CDS encoding pyridoxamine 5'-phosphate oxidase family protein — protein MSHESSVLQGHMMPESAVVDLLKKQGVGTLSMATEGSSYGIPISFGYDERDTLYFLLVGHSEEGKKVTYAERTEEASFLVYDVASDTEWRSVIATGPLDRITPTDWERARTALADNAYRPDLLTEVDVHEDPRVWKLDIETKSGRVMDGG, from the coding sequence ATGTCACACGAATCGAGTGTGCTCCAGGGACACATGATGCCCGAGTCGGCGGTCGTCGACTTGCTGAAGAAACAGGGGGTCGGGACGCTCTCGATGGCGACCGAGGGGTCCTCGTACGGCATCCCAATCTCGTTCGGGTACGACGAGCGCGACACGCTGTACTTCCTCCTCGTCGGGCACTCGGAGGAGGGCAAGAAGGTGACGTACGCCGAGCGGACCGAGGAGGCGAGTTTCCTCGTCTACGACGTGGCGTCGGACACCGAGTGGCGCAGCGTCATCGCCACCGGGCCGCTCGACCGCATCACCCCGACCGACTGGGAGCGGGCCCGCACCGCGCTGGCCGACAACGCCTACCGGCCGGACCTGCTGACGGAGGTGGACGTCCACGAGGACCCGCGGGTCTGGAAACTCGACATCGAGACCAAGTCCGGCCGGGTCATGGACGGCGGCTGA
- a CDS encoding Zn-ribbon domain-containing OB-fold protein, whose protein sequence is MTREYRDAGYDDFLDALAAGEAYYLEGPDGDGFLPPREVHPRTGEELAERPLSDAGEVLTYTRVEVPTPQLADDAPYVLAVAQFGPVRLTGQVHSVDPDDVEVGMRVTADVGETVTSGERMVVFRPR, encoded by the coding sequence ATGACCCGCGAGTACCGCGACGCTGGCTACGACGACTTCCTCGACGCACTGGCTGCGGGCGAGGCCTACTACCTCGAGGGGCCAGACGGTGACGGGTTCCTCCCGCCGCGGGAGGTCCACCCCCGGACCGGGGAGGAACTCGCGGAACGGCCGTTGTCGGACGCCGGCGAGGTGCTCACGTACACGCGCGTCGAGGTGCCGACGCCACAGCTGGCCGACGACGCCCCCTACGTGCTGGCGGTCGCACAGTTCGGGCCGGTCCGGCTGACCGGCCAGGTCCACTCGGTCGACCCCGACGACGTCGAGGTGGGGATGCGCGTCACCGCCGACGTCGGCGAGACGGTGACGTCCGGCGAGCGAATGGTGGTGTTCCGGCCGCGCTGA
- a CDS encoding phosphoribosyltransferase: MPLPIDVRDRELRAPERFDIGAEYRADLEGILLSRAELEDGVSRLAAAVTDEYRGNPDFYPVCVLKGAMRFFVDLLREIDLGVPYSEGMVYSSRYQSGPTTQTPAMEFFQEEHLSGKDVLLVEDVLDEGYTLSALRERIEAFDPASVEIATLFDVASNRQVDVDPTFDGFVLPDGFFVGYGLDYEERYRDLPHLAVLDPAVVDG; this comes from the coding sequence ATGCCACTACCGATCGACGTCCGGGACCGGGAGCTCCGTGCCCCCGAACGATTCGACATCGGGGCGGAGTACCGGGCGGACCTCGAAGGGATCCTGCTCTCGCGGGCCGAGCTCGAAGACGGCGTGTCCCGGCTCGCGGCGGCGGTCACGGACGAGTACCGGGGGAACCCCGACTTCTACCCGGTCTGTGTGCTCAAGGGAGCGATGCGGTTCTTCGTGGACCTGCTGCGTGAAATCGACCTGGGGGTGCCGTACAGCGAGGGGATGGTCTACTCCTCGCGATATCAGTCCGGTCCGACCACACAGACGCCGGCGATGGAGTTCTTTCAGGAAGAGCACCTATCCGGAAAGGACGTCCTCCTCGTCGAGGACGTCCTCGACGAGGGGTACACCCTGTCGGCGCTCCGGGAGCGTATCGAGGCGTTCGACCCGGCGTCAGTCGAGATCGCGACGCTGTTCGACGTCGCGTCGAACCGGCAGGTGGACGTTGACCCCACGTTCGACGGGTTCGTCCTCCCCGACGGGTTCTTCGTCGGCTACGGCCTCGACTACGAGGAGCGGTACCGCGATCTCCCGCATCTCGCGGTTCTCGACCCGGCCGTCGTCGACGGCTGA
- a CDS encoding 2-oxoacid:acceptor oxidoreductase subunit alpha encodes MTAQELVWRIAGGSGDGIDSTSQNFAKALLRSGLDVFTHRHYPSRIRGGHTYVEVRARPEPVRSRGDGYNFLLVLGDSFARNKREGTIYGDERVKPLTENLDELREGGVVVYDTGMLDEELVAATDLEERAEANDWHVYPVDLQAIAREHGRDVMRNTAGVGVTAALIEKDLDHFERLLEERMSGDVLEANRAVLRDAYEQAEAFEFGHDLRVPSGDHEEEQALLSGSHAIAYGALDEGCRFISGYPMTPWTEVFTLLSKHLPERGGIAEQVEDEIAAVAAAIGASHAGAKAMSGSSGGGFALMSEALGLAEITETPLVLVESMRAGPSTGMPTKPEQSDLDLVLYTSQGDSNRVVFAPSNTREAYEQTRDAFELAYEYHLPALVIYDQKLSGELRNVPVSFFDQEPSPGLPNTLTEDALDAEPTDGRFHRYRHEDEEASTGVSRRSIPGQRGGHYLASGNEHHPTGHLSEDPENRVAQVDRRAAKLDAIRERVDGGPASHQTYFGPETAEYGIVTWGSQQGTVREAVARLNEEGHSVRGVGVSDLAPFPVTEMTEFLESVESALVVEMSESAQFRGLVQRELGAYGDRLDSLLKYNGDPFEPREIAEAFRASVEDHEFDSSTTTFVPATSD; translated from the coding sequence ATGACAGCCCAGGAACTCGTATGGCGTATCGCTGGCGGGTCCGGCGACGGTATCGACTCGACCAGCCAGAACTTCGCGAAGGCACTGTTACGGTCGGGGCTGGACGTGTTCACCCACCGCCACTACCCGTCGCGGATCCGCGGTGGTCACACCTACGTCGAGGTGCGAGCCAGACCCGAACCAGTCCGGTCCCGGGGCGACGGCTACAACTTCCTGCTCGTGCTGGGCGACTCGTTCGCCCGCAACAAACGGGAGGGCACCATCTACGGTGACGAGCGGGTCAAACCCCTGACCGAGAATCTGGACGAACTCCGAGAGGGTGGCGTCGTCGTCTACGACACGGGGATGCTCGACGAGGAGCTCGTGGCGGCCACCGACCTCGAGGAACGAGCCGAGGCGAACGACTGGCACGTCTACCCGGTCGACCTCCAGGCGATCGCCCGCGAACACGGCCGGGACGTGATGCGCAACACCGCCGGCGTGGGGGTCACGGCGGCCCTCATCGAGAAGGACCTGGACCACTTCGAGCGACTCCTGGAAGAGCGGATGAGCGGGGACGTCCTCGAGGCGAACCGGGCGGTGCTCCGGGACGCCTACGAACAGGCCGAGGCGTTCGAGTTCGGACACGACCTCCGGGTCCCGTCGGGGGACCACGAGGAGGAACAGGCGTTGCTGTCCGGGAGCCACGCCATCGCCTACGGGGCACTCGACGAGGGCTGTCGGTTCATCTCCGGCTACCCGATGACCCCGTGGACGGAGGTGTTCACCCTGCTGTCGAAACACCTGCCCGAGCGAGGGGGAATCGCCGAGCAGGTCGAGGACGAGATCGCCGCCGTGGCTGCCGCCATCGGCGCCTCCCACGCCGGCGCGAAGGCGATGTCCGGCTCCTCCGGCGGCGGATTCGCCCTGATGTCCGAGGCGCTGGGGCTGGCCGAGATCACGGAGACGCCGCTGGTACTCGTCGAGTCGATGCGAGCGGGGCCGTCGACGGGCATGCCGACCAAACCCGAGCAGTCCGACCTCGACCTCGTCCTCTACACGAGTCAGGGCGACTCGAACCGCGTGGTGTTCGCACCATCGAACACGCGGGAGGCCTACGAGCAGACCCGCGACGCGTTCGAACTGGCCTACGAGTACCACCTTCCAGCGCTGGTGATCTACGACCAGAAGCTCTCGGGGGAACTCCGGAACGTCCCGGTGTCGTTCTTCGACCAGGAGCCGTCGCCCGGCCTACCGAACACGCTCACCGAGGACGCGCTCGACGCGGAGCCGACCGACGGCCGGTTCCATCGTTACCGGCACGAGGACGAGGAGGCATCGACTGGCGTGAGCCGTCGGTCCATCCCCGGCCAACGCGGCGGCCACTACCTCGCCTCGGGGAACGAACACCACCCGACGGGGCACCTGAGCGAGGACCCCGAGAACCGGGTCGCGCAGGTGGACCGCCGGGCGGCCAAGCTCGACGCGATACGCGAGCGCGTGGACGGCGGCCCGGCGAGCCACCAGACGTACTTCGGGCCGGAGACGGCCGAGTACGGTATCGTGACGTGGGGGAGCCAGCAGGGCACCGTCCGGGAGGCCGTCGCGCGGCTGAACGAGGAGGGCCACTCGGTCCGCGGGGTCGGCGTCAGCGACCTCGCGCCCTTCCCGGTGACGGAGATGACCGAGTTCCTCGAGAGTGTAGAGAGTGCGCTCGTCGTCGAGATGAGCGAGAGCGCGCAGTTCCGTGGGCTCGTCCAGCGGGAACTGGGTGCCTACGGCGACCGACTGGACAGCCTGCTGAAGTACAACGGGGACCCCTTCGAGCCCCGCGAGATAGCCGAGGCGTTCCGGGCGAGCGTCGAGGACCACGAGTTCGACAGTTCGACGACCACCTTCGTCCCCGCAACGAGTGACTGA
- a CDS encoding adenylate kinase encodes MARTVVVTGIPGVGASRVCERTRRRLGDEYTLVNVGDVMVESALEHGLADTRDGLADLPPRDQRLLQRRAGEHVARKSAEGPLIVNTHLVVHTDAGFLPGLPGDVRMEMDPSVLVVVDAEPETILRRRAGTERTYPNDGRSVVEFHQQLQSAAALTYSATDGIPIRHVDNDDDLEVAVDDLVAIAEEATAER; translated from the coding sequence ATGGCCCGGACCGTCGTCGTCACGGGCATCCCCGGTGTCGGGGCCTCCAGGGTCTGTGAACGCACCCGGAGACGGCTCGGGGACGAGTACACCCTCGTCAACGTCGGCGACGTGATGGTGGAGTCGGCGCTGGAACACGGCCTGGCGGACACGCGTGACGGCCTCGCGGACCTGCCGCCGCGCGACCAGCGGTTGCTCCAGCGGCGGGCCGGCGAACATGTCGCCCGCAAGTCGGCAGAGGGGCCGCTCATCGTCAACACCCACTTGGTCGTCCACACGGACGCCGGGTTCCTGCCGGGGCTGCCGGGGGACGTTCGGATGGAGATGGACCCGTCGGTCCTCGTCGTCGTCGACGCCGAACCGGAGACGATACTGCGTCGCCGAGCGGGGACCGAACGGACCTACCCGAACGACGGCCGGTCGGTCGTCGAGTTCCACCAGCAGCTCCAGAGTGCGGCCGCGCTCACCTACTCGGCGACCGACGGCATCCCCATCCGGCACGTCGACAACGACGACGACCTCGAGGTGGCCGTCGACGACCTCGTCGCCATCGCCGAGGAAGCCACGGCGGAGCGCTGA
- a CDS encoding PD-(D/E)XK nuclease family protein, translated as MTRRTLAGPSHALLERAAFDTLSSTVGDTPSSLLYLARSAHAERRTRDRWRAYGPSAALSVESFDSVVGDCHERERYVGRATHVDQPLRDRLVELAVEELDDPSNPLHSADLAASGLCAQVEDLLSLFEFADLLSPEAVRARLEAEGLDLQAETATAVAETFADARETVLADHAAETFRAERYHRVVETDTPLDSLLPSVDAVVLGGFSLFSPLEKRLVERLADTWPTVALVPQMTPDEDAVGIDRGAERALSAYREMGFEYESVDTEPSGRLAAARSLYRPTGVAETDGPVDGIDLVRPETVPGELRHVARDLRERIADGTPPERLGVVLTAPGAYRERLVETLEQYDVPATLAVERSFGETALGEVLASLSSLSREDPTLETVTALYSNPLVDPDLPEGAVAELGRVGARLRSPRLTTAHHHLDGPLAAAVRSFVTDAQRLRETSLADLSERIDALLERLGVPDRIDDLPRTPRAKTERDARKRLDRTLETLAATDGHADLDRGDAVDRLDRALAGLTLEADDTREDHVVVCGLDEAAAHEFDHTYLLGLTAGHFPKNAERLAFTRPINEAHPDFEQADTQQRARYHVGLLLASDASLTLSVPERDLSGDPYVEADVVTELRRVTDLAFEPVDHTDTRPGSREDVQRSLARRFAHETVEEYTPDVDRAAEMGAFDELRRRRTQQGVACAAARASPALTAYDGQLSAETVAALHGTDEREPYSASRLETYATCGFEYYVRRVLGIEDPDEVGLEPDARARGGFVHDVLERYYVGLQGVPGDPVALVGDRAREGHLLDVALETLDERFDADPTAFQREWLVGVFAGLDDPAENPYHGEDGFGSPERGLLVRFLDHEFDEVSKATPRPAWFEARVGDSPYDDREPLQRDPVRIQTAVGEVPIHGMVDRIDAVPGTQPTELVVRDYKTGGTPSETDTLGGTAFQLPLYALLAEGVLDDVETVGGAYYQVKPPTGVNHRKGLVGSDELTDYARTSDSEKPQTTWRYPLFQTHEAFRRFVEEETPRRLGRLADGITEGRFQPTLVDSGTAGCRYCGYADVCDVRHHRRRDVVDWIDDAGHGAYVPLATRDGDLAETLEVE; from the coding sequence ATGACACGCCGCACGCTCGCCGGCCCGAGTCACGCGCTCCTCGAACGGGCGGCGTTCGACACCCTCTCCTCGACGGTCGGCGACACGCCCAGTAGCCTCCTCTATCTCGCCCGCTCGGCCCACGCCGAGCGCCGGACTCGCGACCGCTGGCGAGCGTACGGCCCGTCTGCCGCACTCAGCGTCGAGAGCTTCGACTCCGTCGTCGGCGACTGCCACGAACGCGAGCGCTACGTCGGCCGGGCCACGCACGTCGACCAGCCGCTCCGGGACCGACTCGTCGAACTCGCCGTCGAGGAACTCGACGACCCCTCCAACCCCCTCCACTCCGCCGATCTCGCCGCCAGTGGGCTCTGCGCACAGGTCGAGGACCTCCTCTCGCTGTTCGAGTTCGCCGACCTGCTCTCGCCCGAGGCGGTCCGCGCTCGACTGGAAGCCGAGGGGCTCGACCTGCAGGCCGAGACGGCCACGGCCGTCGCCGAGACGTTCGCCGACGCCCGCGAGACGGTACTCGCCGACCACGCGGCCGAGACGTTTCGCGCCGAGCGCTACCACCGGGTCGTCGAGACCGACACCCCACTCGACTCACTCCTCCCCAGCGTCGACGCGGTCGTCCTCGGTGGCTTCTCGCTGTTCTCGCCGCTCGAAAAGCGACTGGTCGAGCGCCTCGCGGACACGTGGCCGACCGTGGCGCTCGTCCCGCAGATGACACCCGACGAGGACGCAGTCGGTATCGACCGTGGTGCCGAACGCGCGCTCTCGGCGTACCGCGAGATGGGCTTCGAGTACGAGTCCGTCGACACCGAGCCCTCCGGCCGACTCGCCGCGGCCCGCTCGCTCTACCGGCCGACAGGCGTCGCCGAGACGGACGGCCCGGTCGACGGCATCGACCTCGTTCGACCGGAAACGGTCCCGGGTGAACTCCGCCACGTCGCTCGTGATCTGCGCGAGCGTATCGCCGACGGCACCCCACCGGAACGGCTGGGTGTCGTCCTCACCGCCCCGGGTGCGTACCGCGAGCGCCTCGTGGAGACGCTCGAACAGTACGACGTTCCAGCCACGCTCGCGGTGGAGCGGTCGTTCGGCGAGACGGCACTCGGCGAGGTGCTGGCGTCGCTCTCGTCGCTCTCCCGCGAGGACCCGACGCTGGAGACGGTGACGGCGCTCTACTCGAACCCGCTCGTCGACCCGGACCTCCCGGAGGGTGCCGTCGCGGAACTGGGCCGCGTCGGCGCTCGGCTCCGCTCGCCCAGACTCACGACCGCCCACCACCACCTCGACGGGCCGCTCGCGGCGGCTGTTCGCTCGTTCGTCACCGACGCCCAGCGACTCCGCGAGACCTCACTAGCCGACCTCTCGGAGCGGATCGACGCACTGCTCGAACGGCTCGGCGTCCCCGACCGCATCGACGATCTCCCGCGAACTCCGCGAGCGAAGACCGAGCGCGACGCGAGGAAGCGGCTCGACCGAACCTTAGAGACGCTCGCGGCCACGGACGGCCACGCCGACCTCGACCGTGGCGACGCGGTCGACCGGCTGGACCGGGCGCTCGCCGGCCTCACGCTCGAAGCCGACGACACTCGCGAGGACCACGTCGTCGTCTGCGGGCTGGACGAGGCCGCAGCCCACGAGTTCGACCACACGTATCTGCTCGGGCTGACGGCCGGGCACTTCCCGAAGAACGCCGAGCGACTCGCGTTCACCCGCCCAATCAACGAGGCCCACCCGGACTTCGAGCAGGCCGACACGCAGCAGCGAGCGCGCTACCACGTCGGGCTCCTGCTGGCGAGTGACGCCTCACTCACGCTCTCGGTCCCCGAACGCGACCTCTCGGGCGACCCGTACGTTGAGGCCGACGTCGTCACCGAACTCCGGCGGGTGACCGACCTCGCGTTCGAGCCTGTCGACCACACCGACACCAGACCGGGCTCGCGCGAGGACGTCCAGCGCTCGCTCGCCCGCCGATTCGCCCACGAGACTGTCGAGGAGTACACACCGGACGTGGACCGTGCGGCCGAGATGGGTGCGTTCGACGAGCTACGACGGCGCCGCACCCAGCAGGGTGTCGCCTGTGCCGCGGCCCGAGCGAGCCCCGCCCTCACCGCGTACGACGGCCAGCTCTCGGCCGAGACGGTCGCCGCGCTCCACGGCACCGACGAGCGCGAGCCGTACAGCGCGAGCCGACTGGAGACGTACGCGACGTGCGGGTTCGAGTACTACGTCAGGCGCGTCCTCGGTATCGAGGACCCGGACGAGGTCGGCCTCGAACCCGACGCCCGCGCCAGAGGTGGGTTCGTCCACGACGTGCTCGAACGCTACTACGTCGGCCTGCAGGGCGTCCCCGGCGACCCGGTCGCGCTCGTCGGGGACCGGGCCCGCGAGGGACACCTGCTCGACGTGGCGCTCGAGACCCTCGACGAGCGGTTCGACGCCGACCCGACCGCGTTCCAGCGCGAGTGGCTCGTCGGCGTGTTCGCCGGGCTCGACGACCCCGCGGAGAACCCCTACCACGGCGAGGACGGCTTCGGGTCGCCCGAGCGTGGCCTCCTCGTCCGCTTCCTCGACCACGAGTTCGACGAGGTCTCGAAGGCGACCCCACGGCCCGCGTGGTTCGAGGCCCGCGTGGGCGACTCGCCCTACGACGACCGCGAGCCACTCCAGCGCGACCCCGTCCGGATCCAGACAGCCGTCGGCGAGGTCCCCATCCACGGGATGGTCGACCGCATCGACGCCGTTCCCGGGACCCAGCCCACCGAACTCGTCGTCCGGGACTACAAGACCGGTGGCACGCCCAGCGAGACCGACACGCTCGGCGGGACGGCGTTCCAGTTACCGCTCTACGCGCTGCTCGCCGAGGGCGTCCTCGACGACGTGGAGACGGTCGGTGGGGCCTACTACCAGGTGAAGCCGCCGACGGGCGTGAACCACCGGAAGGGGCTGGTCGGCTCGGACGAACTGACCGACTACGCCCGGACGAGCGACAGCGAGAAGCCACAGACCACGTGGCGCTACCCGCTGTTCCAGACGCACGAGGCGTTCCGCCGGTTCGTCGAGGAGGAGACCCCCCGACGCCTCGGTCGTCTCGCCGACGGTATCACGGAGGGTCGCTTCCAGCCCACGCTCGTCGACTCGGGGACCGCGGGCTGTCGGTACTGTGGCTACGCGGACGTCTGTGACGTGCGCCACCACCGGCGACGAGACGTGGTCGACTGGATCGACGACGCGGGCCACGGCGCGTACGTCCCGCTCGCGACGCGTGACGGCGACCTCGCGGAGACCTTAGAGGTCGAGTGA
- a CDS encoding DUF5789 family protein yields the protein MRLSDTRDRFIGEFSFPVRRTEVIEQLGDVALDAPGGEPETIGEVLDRSETTVFGSPDELFDVLVSFLGEQYVGRKYYDDRGANTGIDSEEVSF from the coding sequence ATGCGACTCTCAGACACCCGCGATAGATTCATCGGCGAGTTCAGTTTCCCGGTGCGACGGACGGAAGTGATAGAGCAACTCGGCGACGTCGCGCTGGACGCGCCGGGCGGGGAGCCAGAGACCATCGGCGAGGTGCTCGACCGGTCCGAGACGACCGTGTTCGGGTCACCCGACGAACTGTTCGACGTGCTGGTCTCGTTCCTCGGTGAGCAGTACGTCGGGCGGAAGTACTACGACGACCGCGGCGCCAACACCGGCATCGACAGCGAGGAGGTGTCGTTCTGA
- a CDS encoding helix-turn-helix domain-containing protein encodes MARLEHVTVEQLHDALDVVDGKRPAQRILAAIAYKDGVTQATLADRHGVSQKTIYSWLQRFTPASLDGTTVAQAATDADRPGRPRRLGEEERERLERHLHDPPTEVGLDAPAWTPALLQAFLRDTFDVAYSRPSCRRLLREAGLTYCPPRDANSGAERGETETSDDEGRQRVGGWTLP; translated from the coding sequence ATGGCCCGACTGGAGCACGTGACGGTCGAGCAGTTACACGATGCGCTCGACGTGGTCGACGGGAAGCGACCGGCCCAGCGGATTCTCGCCGCGATCGCCTACAAGGACGGCGTCACGCAAGCGACGCTCGCCGACCGACACGGGGTCTCCCAGAAGACCATCTACAGCTGGCTCCAGCGGTTCACGCCAGCGTCGCTCGACGGCACCACCGTCGCGCAGGCAGCGACCGACGCCGACCGTCCCGGCAGACCACGCCGTCTCGGCGAGGAAGAACGAGAGCGACTGGAGCGCCACCTCCACGACCCACCGACCGAGGTGGGTCTCGACGCGCCGGCGTGGACGCCGGCGCTCCTCCAGGCGTTCCTCCGAGACACCTTCGACGTGGCGTACTCCCGGCCGAGTTGTCGTCGCCTGTTGCGGGAAGCCGGTCTCACCTACTGTCCCCCACGAGACGCCAACAGCGGAGCTGAGCGTGGGGAAACCGAGACGAGCGACGACGAGGGAAGACAGCGCGTGGGGGGATGGACGCTCCCGTAG
- a CDS encoding HNH endonuclease: MSEWRGVVRQGLAAYRARTGRDVIRLSEVYDAVLPASREAFPDNHNQRAKIRQILQQLRDRGEVDFLDDGKYTLDGLDEAKLSGESKAAVEEASQRSETADRVRQQSGGGASSEPARTQRIVDELVRDPSLVADLKALYDCTCQLCGARRKQGPDTRYAECHHVKPLGDPHRGPDTRPNLLVLCPDHHVDFDYGMVRVDPRSLAVDHAYDSSVHAELETRHEVGERFLTYHNDTIACEQFG; this comes from the coding sequence ATGAGCGAGTGGCGAGGCGTGGTCCGCCAGGGGCTCGCGGCGTATCGGGCACGGACCGGGCGAGACGTGATTCGGCTCTCGGAGGTGTACGACGCGGTCCTCCCGGCTAGCCGAGAGGCGTTCCCGGACAACCACAACCAGCGGGCGAAGATCCGGCAGATACTCCAGCAACTCCGGGACCGCGGCGAGGTGGACTTCCTCGACGACGGCAAATACACGCTGGATGGACTGGACGAGGCGAAGTTGAGCGGGGAATCGAAGGCGGCCGTCGAGGAAGCGAGCCAGCGGAGCGAGACAGCCGATCGAGTGCGCCAGCAGTCGGGGGGAGGTGCTTCGAGCGAACCCGCGAGGACACAGCGCATCGTCGACGAGCTCGTCCGAGACCCGTCGCTCGTCGCCGACCTCAAGGCGCTCTACGACTGCACCTGCCAGCTCTGTGGTGCTCGGCGAAAACAGGGACCGGATACGCGTTACGCCGAGTGTCACCACGTCAAGCCACTCGGCGACCCGCACCGCGGTCCCGACACGAGACCCAACCTGCTCGTCCTCTGTCCGGACCACCACGTCGACTTCGACTACGGGATGGTCCGGGTCGACCCACGGTCGCTCGCGGTCGACCACGCCTACGATTCGAGCGTCCACGCCGAGCTGGAGACGCGACACGAGGTGGGCGAACGGTTCCTGACGTACCACAACGACACAATCGCGTGCGAGCAGTTCGGGTGA